In Erinaceus europaeus chromosome 10, mEriEur2.1, whole genome shotgun sequence, one DNA window encodes the following:
- the AKAIN1 gene encoding A-kinase anchor protein inhibitor 1 isoform X2, which translates to MVFAPGEKPGNEPEEVKLLNASKQIVQNAILQAVRQVSQESRQRKERASDSRGTIQLGGGELTKRHEKK; encoded by the coding sequence GTGAGAAACCCGGAAATGAGCCAGAAGAAGTGAAGCTGCTGAATGCCAGCAAGCAGATTGTGCAGAATGCCATCCTACAAGCGGTACGGCAAGTCTCCCAGGAGAGTCggcagaggaaggagagagccAGTGACAGCAGGGGCACTATCCAGCTCGGTGGAGGGGAATTAACCAAGAGACACGAAAAGAAGTGA